Proteins from one Cicer arietinum cultivar CDC Frontier isolate Library 1 chromosome 3, Cicar.CDCFrontier_v2.0, whole genome shotgun sequence genomic window:
- the LOC101490878 gene encoding uncharacterized protein has translation MIATQSEEKLGITIPKPLVIHFTKEESMNAPSDLKTLIVQIPSPFSYKDNKVVPWNYNEEVHLAKQKNKDVSSFKTTAVTNVSGIGGMARNGRIYSPGKSQREMRVVFEKAYTNKEEKKVEKEKVENEVSNEKAQEFLQIIKQSEYKIVDQLNHTPTRISLLSLLMNSESHRKLLMKILNEAHVTHDITVDKFGGIINNITANNHLTFTDDELPTEGRGHNKALHISVMCLDHIMSRVLIDNGSSLNVISKSTLAKLPCDGTYMRPSPMVVRAFDGSRREVMGEIDLPVQIGPVTFEITFHVMDIVPAYSCLLGRPWIHSAGVVSSTLHQKLKYMVNDQLVIVSGEGDLLVSNLSTIPYIETAEDALETAFQTLEIVDTAYVETTPIEPHMSNIAIMVAKFMLSRGHHPWHELGKDEEGLKEPVELPENRDKWGLGYKPTRDDKRRLVKEKKEKRLARIENREPRIERISICDIRRSLQSARPTSEIHIAAAEDDMFDGDANWIRPCGVGAEIRNCKVVKSPMIFNAIPIFGNSSFTDDCTKISLHNLNHLVSQTEKDNEEDYEPPLDLLRAVERETQGIMPFKEPIEIVNLGTEEGRKEIKVVTILKKEVYHKLIQLLHEYKDVFAWSYQDMPGLDTSIVEHKLPLKPDSSPVKQKLRRMKPDMSLKIREEIQKQFDAGFLVVANYPQWIANIVPVPKKDGKVRMCVDYRDLNKASPKDDFPLRHIDILVDNTTRHSLFSFMDGFFGYNQIKMAAEDMEKTDFHHSLGNILLQSNVFWSEERWSDLPKSYGNPIP, from the exons ATGATTGCAACCCAATCAGAAGAAAAACTTGGCATAACCATCCCAAAACCATTGGTCATTCATTTCACTAAGGAGGAAAGTATGAATGCCCCCAGTGATTTGAAGACTTTAATAGTTCAGATACCAAGCCCTTTTTCATATAAAGACAACAAAGTCGTACCTTGGAACTATAATGAAGAGGTACATCTAGCTAAACAGAAGAACAAAGATGTTTCTAGCTTTAAAACCACCGCTGTCACGAACGTTTCAGGAATAGGAGGAATGGCTAGAAACGGTCGGATATACTCCCCGGGAAAATCACAAAGAGAAATGAGAGTGGTGTTTGAGAAGGCATACACAAATAAAGAGGAAAAGAAAGTTGAAAAGGAGAAAGTAGAAAATGAGGTTTCTAATGAAAAAGCTCAGGAATTTCTCCAAATCATCAAACAGAGTGAATACAAAATAGTTGACCAACTCAACCATACTCCTACAAGGATTTCATTGTTATCCCTATTAATGAATTCTGAGTCCCACCGGAAGCTATTGATGAAAATACTAAATGAGGCTCATGTTACTCACGACATCACCGTTGACAAATTTGGaggcatcataaataacatcacAGCCAACAATCACCTAACTTTCACAGATGATGAGTTGCCGACCGAAGGGAGAgggcataataaagcactacacatatCAGTAATGTGCCTCGACCATATAATGTCAAGAGTCCTCATTGACAATGGCTCCTCACTGAATGTCATATCCAAATCAACATTAGCAAAACTACCTTGTGATGGTACATATATGAGACCAAGTCCCATGGTTGTTAGAGCTTTCGACGGGAGTCGCAGAGAAGTAATGGGGGAAATCGATCTCCCAGTTCAAATAGGCCCAGTCACATTTGAAATCACGTTTCACGTGATGGATATTGTACCCGCTTATAGTTGCTTATTGGGTAGGCCATGGATCCATTCTGCCGGTGTAGTGTCGTCAACCTTACACCAAAAGCTGAAGTATATGGTAAATGACCAATTGGTAATCGTGTCGGGAGAAGGAGACTTGTTGGTGAGTAATCTGTCCACCATACCTTATATTGAGACGGCAGAAGACGCTCTAGAAACTGCattccaaacactagaaatcgtGGACACCGCTTATGTCGAGACGACACCTATAGAACCACATATGTCAAACATTGCTATTATGGTGGCTAAGTTCATGTTGAGCAGAGGACACCATCCATGGCACGAGTTGGGGAAGGATGAAGAAGGGCTCAAAGAACCGGTGGAACTTCCTGAAAATAGAGATAAGTGGGGTTTAGGTTACAAACCCACCAGGGATGACAAACGGAGATTGgtcaaagagaaaaaagaaaaaagattagcTCGAATTGAAAATCGAGAGCCAAGAATCGAAAGGATTTCCATCTGTGACATCCGACGGAGTTTACAAAGTGCAAGACCAACAAGTGAAATCCATATTGCGGCAGCTGAAGATGACATGTTTGATGGGGATGCCAATTGGATTCGCCCGTGTGGTGTAGGGGCAGAAATCAGGAATTGTAAAGTAGTCAAGTCACCTATGATATTTAATGCAATTCCAAT ATTTGGGAATAGTTCATTCACAGACGACTGTACTAAGATCTCGTTGCATAATCTTAACCATCTTGTTAGTCAAACagaaaaagataatgaagaagattaTGAACCCCCTCTAGATTTGTTAAGAGCGGTAGAACGGGAAACCCAGGGTATCATGCCCTTTAAGGAACCGATAGAAATTGTTAATCTAGGGACTGaagaaggaaggaaagaaattAAGGTTGTCACCATCTTAAAGAAAGAAGTATATCACAAACTAATCCAACTCTTACATGAATACAAAGATGTTTTTGcctggtcatatcaggatatgcctggATTGGATACTAGCATAGTGGAGCATAAATTGCCCTTAAAACCCGATTCTTCTCCggtgaaacaaaaattaaggcGAATGAAGCCtgatatgtcattaaaaatcagggaagaaatacaaaaacaatttgACGCAGGATTCCTCGTTGTGGCAAATTATCCCCAATGGATAGCCAATATTGTACCAGTGCCAAAAAAGGATGGCAAAGTACGAATGTGTGTCGATTATAGGGACCttaataaagctagtcctaaagatgatttccCGTTACGTCACATCGATATTTTGGTTGATAATACGACTCGCCATTCACTCTTCTCTTTTATGGATGGTTTCTTTGGGTATAATCAAATTAAGATGGCAGCtgaagatatggaaaaaacCGACTTTCATCACTCCTTGGGGAACATTTTATTACAAAGTAATGTCTTTTGGTCTGAAGAACGCTGGAGCGACCTACCAAAGAGCTATGGTAACCCTATTCCATGA